A window of the Isosphaera pallida ATCC 43644 genome harbors these coding sequences:
- a CDS encoding PAS domain-containing hybrid sensor histidine kinase/response regulator, with amino-acid sequence MTDSSASARLNSPILSNGARDGVSTTTAPASEPLSDTEARTGSWRQGWRWLEPFGLAVTAGWLALSPGLTQWISLSAQQINLVGMSLITLTAWGWWSRVRTDQRTARRGWHPNYAPHPTPTPIVTGLQTIGVHAVSHASTTSTASTDDPVHLEGEMGRLRARFIASIKRAGLNYWDFDFATNRFIFSSTYKSLLGYENRELPDNANTWRERIHPNDRDLALNALEAAREGRDPILCFSHRLKTKDGGYRWVLAHGVVLRDEAGVPRHITGLILDLTSQRHNQVELRLMHAVVDHAADAVAITSSAHGRHRAIVYANPTFMDWLGMDASSYFELLGREIEEFFCLEDQPSSDASSATISISGRNLARETLLKRRDGSTLEVDLQVFTIPGEREADLRLVWVARDISVRKRFEAQLVEAKRIADQANEAKTRFLAGMSHEIRTPLNSVLGMTRLLMDTPLTAEQRDLAAAIQSSGESLLELVNGVLDLSKIESGRMELEHASMSPRGVVESVLDMIAATAERKGLEVAARVAEDVPERVRGDAAKLRQVLVNLASNAVKFTASGSVTIDVITLGQCPLRPGRDSVSDRPGLILSFTVRDTGVGIAPDKVSRLFDAYRQADASITRLYGGTGLGLAISKKLVELMGGEIEVESEPGRGSIFRFTIRVEPDSSHPVRSGLDNDRDQTQTHLPVSELMAHLERHSNTPTSPVPVNPAERASALAPPAPSSSPPPPSLDDSFLGLGSGDPSVSDVSLHQENWLTSSIWERDSESPTSTSSLLTLAIPPGRRLLIVGGHPLFQALLADQIRDWGVQVDRIDDQLESLQAARQSESRYDVVLLDASAHAALESLRSDPQAPPLIVAASRSQADNLHRSWSSPSAEVSAPPWVIVPKPVKPSKLARALASILADEGIDPPSKFGSAQSNSDSSSTLISLSDSNESEERPVGFDRDFARRHPLDILLADDVATNRKLMELTLARLGYTPDSVADGAQVLEALRQRDYDVILLDLEMPVLDGLATTQVIRREWPPESQPWLIALTARALASDRAECLAAGMEDYLAKPLRIDELTAALARAFRARGRFRPPPRQEEDNAPASTT; translated from the coding sequence ATGACGGACTCATCGGCGTCGGCAAGGCTGAACAGCCCGATCCTTTCCAACGGAGCGCGCGACGGGGTCTCAACCACCACAGCCCCAGCGTCCGAACCCCTGTCGGACACCGAAGCGCGGACCGGGTCGTGGAGGCAGGGCTGGCGATGGCTGGAACCGTTCGGCCTGGCCGTCACCGCGGGATGGTTGGCCTTGTCGCCTGGTTTGACCCAATGGATCAGCTTATCTGCCCAGCAAATCAACCTGGTTGGAATGAGTCTGATCACCTTGACCGCTTGGGGCTGGTGGAGCCGAGTTCGGACCGACCAGCGGACCGCCCGCCGCGGTTGGCATCCTAACTACGCGCCACACCCCACCCCCACCCCAATCGTTACCGGACTCCAAACCATCGGTGTTCACGCCGTCTCACACGCTTCGACCACCTCGACGGCCTCGACGGACGATCCCGTTCATCTCGAAGGCGAGATGGGACGACTCCGGGCGCGCTTTATCGCTTCGATCAAACGCGCGGGGCTGAATTACTGGGACTTCGATTTCGCCACCAATCGGTTCATCTTCTCCTCGACCTACAAGTCGTTGCTGGGTTATGAGAACCGCGAGTTGCCCGACAACGCCAACACATGGCGCGAGCGAATCCACCCTAACGACCGCGACTTGGCGTTGAACGCCTTAGAGGCGGCCCGTGAAGGCCGCGACCCCATCCTTTGTTTCTCGCATCGTCTCAAAACCAAGGACGGCGGCTATCGCTGGGTCTTAGCGCATGGGGTGGTGTTGCGCGACGAGGCCGGAGTGCCCCGTCACATCACCGGGTTAATCCTGGATCTCACTTCCCAGCGTCACAATCAGGTCGAACTGAGGTTGATGCACGCGGTGGTCGATCACGCCGCCGACGCGGTGGCGATCACCAGTTCGGCACACGGACGTCATCGGGCGATCGTTTACGCCAACCCCACCTTCATGGACTGGCTGGGCATGGATGCCTCGTCCTACTTCGAACTCCTCGGCCGGGAAATTGAAGAATTCTTCTGCCTGGAGGATCAACCCAGTTCTGACGCCTCGTCGGCGACCATCTCGATCTCAGGACGCAACCTGGCCCGTGAAACCTTGCTCAAACGTCGGGACGGCTCGACCCTCGAAGTAGATCTTCAGGTGTTCACCATCCCCGGCGAACGCGAGGCTGACTTGCGGTTGGTCTGGGTGGCCCGGGACATTTCGGTGCGCAAGCGGTTCGAAGCGCAACTCGTCGAGGCTAAACGGATCGCCGATCAGGCCAACGAGGCCAAAACCCGGTTCCTCGCCGGCATGTCCCATGAGATCCGCACTCCGCTCAACTCGGTATTGGGTATGACCCGTCTGCTGATGGACACCCCACTCACCGCCGAACAACGCGACCTGGCGGCGGCGATCCAAAGCAGCGGCGAGTCGCTCCTAGAGTTGGTCAATGGCGTTCTGGACCTCTCCAAAATCGAAAGCGGCCGGATGGAACTGGAACACGCTTCGATGTCGCCGCGCGGAGTGGTGGAGTCGGTGCTGGATATGATCGCCGCCACCGCCGAACGCAAAGGCTTGGAGGTGGCGGCCCGGGTGGCCGAAGACGTACCCGAACGAGTGCGGGGCGACGCCGCCAAGCTGCGTCAGGTGTTGGTCAACCTTGCCTCCAACGCGGTGAAGTTCACCGCGTCCGGCTCAGTAACGATCGACGTCATCACGCTGGGCCAATGTCCCCTCCGACCCGGTCGAGACTCCGTGAGCGATCGTCCCGGCCTGATCCTGAGTTTCACCGTGCGCGACACCGGCGTCGGCATCGCCCCCGACAAGGTGTCCCGCCTCTTCGACGCCTACCGTCAGGCCGACGCCTCAATCACCCGGCTCTACGGCGGCACCGGGCTAGGGTTGGCGATCTCCAAGAAGCTCGTCGAGCTGATGGGAGGCGAGATTGAAGTGGAAAGCGAGCCGGGACGAGGAAGCATATTCCGATTTACCATTCGGGTCGAACCGGACTCCAGCCACCCGGTTCGATCGGGTCTGGACAACGACCGCGATCAAACTCAAACCCACCTTCCCGTGTCCGAACTCATGGCGCACCTGGAGCGTCACTCGAACACCCCGACCTCTCCTGTCCCGGTCAATCCCGCAGAAAGGGCGTCGGCGCTCGCCCCACCCGCGCCGTCTTCGTCTCCCCCGCCGCCCTCCTTAGACGATTCGTTCCTGGGTCTTGGTTCGGGCGATCCCTCCGTGTCCGACGTGTCCCTCCACCAAGAAAACTGGCTGACCTCTTCGATCTGGGAACGGGATTCGGAATCCCCCACCTCGACCTCGTCGCTACTAACCCTGGCGATCCCTCCCGGCCGTCGCTTGCTCATCGTGGGCGGCCATCCCTTGTTTCAGGCCCTGCTGGCCGACCAAATCCGCGATTGGGGCGTCCAGGTCGATCGGATCGACGACCAGCTCGAATCACTCCAAGCGGCCCGCCAAAGCGAATCCCGCTACGACGTGGTGCTGCTCGACGCCTCCGCCCACGCGGCGCTGGAGTCACTGAGATCCGACCCCCAAGCTCCGCCCTTGATCGTCGCGGCCAGCCGCTCCCAAGCCGACAATCTCCATCGGTCCTGGTCCTCCCCCTCCGCGGAGGTGTCCGCGCCGCCCTGGGTGATTGTGCCCAAGCCGGTCAAACCCTCCAAACTGGCTCGCGCGTTGGCCTCCATTCTGGCGGACGAGGGGATCGACCCGCCCTCCAAGTTCGGCTCCGCGCAAAGCAACAGCGACTCCTCCTCTACCTTGATTTCGCTTTCAGACTCAAACGAATCCGAAGAACGCCCCGTCGGCTTCGACCGCGATTTCGCGCGTCGTCACCCATTAGACATCCTGCTGGCCGACGACGTAGCGACCAACCGAAAACTCATGGAGTTGACCCTAGCCCGCCTGGGCTATACCCCCGATTCGGTCGCTGACGGCGCGCAGGTACTTGAAGCGCTGCGGCAACGCGATTACGACGTGATCCTGCTCGACCTGGAAATGCCCGTCCTGGACGGCCTGGCAACCACCCAGGTGATCCGCCGCGAATGGCCGCCCGAATCGCAACCCTGGCTCATCGCCCTCACCGCACGCGCCCTGGCCTCCGACCGGGCCGAATGTCTGGCCGCCGGCATGGAGGACTACCTCGCCAAACCGCTTCGGATCGACGAATTGACCGCTGCCCTCGCCCGCGCCTTCCGCGCTCGAGGACGATTTCGGCCCCCCCCTCGCCAAGAGGAAGACAACGCCCCCGCTTCCACTACCTGA
- a CDS encoding polysaccharide biosynthesis/export family protein: protein MSIASLPMCLAAATLAVGLGGCRSTGVNVSVEKIAASEIPREFSKVSMPAHVVEPPDILLVEVLEALPGRPISGERLVRPDGTITLGFYGDIYVAGLTLDEVKEKIVLHLRNFLNDEVLGLYRSNPETGEPEPVKPADSDRVFVDVVAYNSKYYYVQGDVAAPGRLPITGNETVLDAIQFAGGLLPTASPNDVRLVRPAPPGACCEQVLPVSITSIIYDGDPSTNYQLLPGDRVVVMRDPSVRVTAFLERVTTPINYVLNTALTGAFAIQQFRFLSLPIGQFAGGFGGGFNQRPQADARATLTNPTGPAN, encoded by the coding sequence GTGTCCATCGCTTCGCTTCCCATGTGCCTGGCCGCGGCGACACTCGCGGTTGGTCTGGGAGGTTGTCGAAGCACGGGAGTCAACGTTTCGGTAGAGAAAATCGCCGCCAGCGAGATTCCCCGCGAGTTTTCCAAGGTGTCGATGCCAGCCCACGTCGTCGAGCCGCCTGACATCCTGCTCGTCGAGGTGCTGGAGGCTCTGCCGGGCCGTCCCATCTCCGGCGAGCGTCTGGTGCGTCCCGACGGCACGATCACCCTAGGGTTCTACGGCGATATCTACGTGGCCGGCCTGACTTTGGACGAAGTCAAGGAGAAAATCGTCCTTCATCTCCGCAACTTTCTCAACGACGAAGTGTTGGGACTTTACCGTTCCAACCCCGAAACCGGCGAACCTGAGCCGGTCAAACCGGCCGATTCGGATCGGGTGTTCGTAGACGTAGTGGCTTACAATAGCAAATATTATTATGTTCAGGGTGATGTGGCCGCCCCGGGGAGGTTGCCGATCACTGGCAACGAGACGGTGTTGGACGCCATCCAGTTCGCCGGGGGTCTGCTCCCAACCGCCTCGCCCAACGACGTGAGGCTGGTGAGACCCGCCCCTCCGGGAGCCTGTTGCGAGCAGGTGCTGCCGGTGAGCATCACCTCGATCATCTACGACGGCGACCCCTCGACCAATTATCAATTGTTGCCGGGTGACCGTGTGGTGGTGATGCGCGATCCTTCGGTGCGGGTCACCGCCTTCCTCGAACGGGTGACCACGCCGATCAACTACGTGTTGAACACCGCGTTGACCGGAGCCTTTGCCATTCAGCAATTCCGGTTCCTCTCCTTGCCGATCGGTCAGTTCGCCGGAGGCTTCGGCGGCGGCTTCAACCAGAGACCCCAGGCCGACGCCCGCGCCACCCTGACCAACCCCACCGGACCGGCGAATTAG
- a CDS encoding MotA/TolQ/ExbB proton channel family protein, with amino-acid sequence MTVAFTNAARRLNLDLFRFVRHPPPSSESASLVMVMMRCRSSSPFRPPAPSRRGRLVGFLIPPILWLWLGVVPVALGQQPAPDPTAPPAAALGSQEGIGPEASGTTEPSGSIPVIGPETILKLIVEANPMLWPLFFCSIFTIGVVLERAFTLARGRVLPRDFVQRFLERLATGKLDRERALEFCRAQSSPAARIFAIAVRHWGKPGWELRQIVASDAAAEIAELRRRTRTLSGLATLGPLLGLLGTVWGLIESFGNLGGKVGTAKGDALAHGISLALVATAIGLVIAVIAVTAHTYFQYRIDGLIRDLDARTRDVVDLIAGDSPRGGPGTGGLVGGSAHPGDPRV; translated from the coding sequence ATGACGGTGGCGTTCACCAATGCCGCGCGTCGCCTGAACCTCGACTTGTTTCGTTTCGTTCGCCACCCCCCCCCTTCCTCCGAGTCGGCTTCCCTTGTCATGGTCATGATGCGTTGCCGATCCTCCTCGCCGTTTCGCCCTCCCGCTCCATCACGACGCGGCCGCCTCGTTGGATTTCTGATTCCGCCGATCCTCTGGCTTTGGCTCGGCGTGGTTCCTGTCGCGTTGGGTCAACAACCCGCCCCCGATCCTACGGCTCCGCCGGCCGCCGCATTGGGTTCTCAAGAGGGGATCGGTCCAGAGGCAAGCGGAACGACCGAACCCAGCGGCTCGATCCCCGTCATTGGACCCGAGACGATCCTCAAGCTGATCGTCGAAGCCAATCCCATGCTCTGGCCTTTGTTCTTCTGCTCGATTTTCACCATAGGCGTGGTACTTGAACGGGCGTTCACATTGGCTCGGGGGCGCGTTTTACCCCGCGACTTCGTTCAACGGTTCTTGGAACGGTTGGCGACCGGCAAACTCGACCGTGAACGGGCGTTGGAGTTCTGCCGCGCCCAAAGCTCGCCCGCCGCGCGCATCTTCGCCATCGCGGTGCGTCATTGGGGCAAGCCAGGTTGGGAGTTGCGACAGATCGTAGCCAGCGACGCGGCGGCCGAGATCGCCGAATTGCGACGGAGGACGCGGACCCTGAGCGGTCTAGCGACCTTGGGTCCCCTTTTGGGACTGCTGGGAACCGTCTGGGGCTTGATTGAATCGTTCGGCAATCTTGGCGGCAAAGTGGGCACGGCCAAAGGGGATGCCTTGGCCCACGGCATCAGCCTGGCGCTGGTGGCCACCGCGATTGGTCTGGTTATCGCGGTGATCGCGGTCACAGCCCACACCTATTTCCAGTACCGGATTGATGGTCTGATCCGCGACCTGGACGCGCGGACCCGCGACGTGGTCGATCTGATCGCGGGCGACTCGCCTCGCGGCGGTCCCGGAACCGGCGGGCTTGTTGGCGGTTCGGCTCACCCAGGCGATCCCCGCGTCTGA
- a CDS encoding ExbD/TolR family protein, whose translation MLYGSSPGRDSHDDTPYINMTPMVDVILCLLIFFLAATRLYDWDESELKVSVPEVAQAAPLSAPPSDLDLVVTGPGTVRLNDRPVNLAQLLTELRAAVARYPDQGVVLRGEAGLSYQEIADVLSVCEQARLVHIRLAVRPRVTLPHTSRPDSNPPPSP comes from the coding sequence ATGCTGTACGGTTCAAGCCCGGGGAGGGATTCTCACGACGATACCCCGTACATCAACATGACGCCGATGGTGGACGTGATCCTCTGCTTGCTGATCTTCTTCCTCGCCGCCACCCGGTTGTACGACTGGGACGAGTCGGAACTGAAGGTGTCCGTGCCCGAGGTGGCCCAAGCCGCTCCCCTCAGCGCGCCGCCCAGCGATCTGGACCTGGTTGTGACCGGTCCCGGCACGGTTCGGCTCAACGATCGTCCCGTCAACCTGGCTCAACTTCTTACCGAACTCCGGGCCGCTGTAGCCCGCTACCCCGACCAGGGGGTCGTGCTGCGGGGCGAGGCTGGCTTGTCCTACCAAGAGATCGCCGACGTGCTTTCCGTCTGCGAACAAGCTCGCCTCGTCCACATCCGCCTGGCTGTGCGTCCCCGAGTGACCCTCCCACACACCTCCCGTCCCGACTCCAACCCCCCACCCTCGCCTTGA
- a CDS encoding DedA family protein, with product MLEYLEPILNLLKAEYVVAAGYTLMTIVVFVETGLLIGFCLPGDSLLVTAGLFAARGDLDITLINALLIPAAILGDTLGYWIGHHSGKRLFNRPSSLLFHPEHLIRAQEFYLRHGGKTIIIARFIPIMRTFAPVVAGMGSMPYTRFLVYNVAGGVFWVASLTLVGYFLGLQWPWLVKKLEYIIVFVVFLSILPMLIAGVKNWLTQRAASNRRAVAASEPSSSETVSVPRSAEAIES from the coding sequence ATGCTTGAGTATCTTGAGCCGATTCTGAACCTGCTCAAAGCCGAATACGTCGTCGCGGCCGGCTACACCCTCATGACAATCGTGGTCTTCGTGGAGACCGGCTTGCTCATTGGGTTCTGCCTGCCGGGCGACTCGTTGTTGGTCACCGCCGGGTTGTTCGCGGCGCGGGGCGATTTGGACATCACCTTAATCAACGCCCTGCTGATTCCCGCGGCGATTTTAGGCGACACGTTGGGCTACTGGATCGGCCATCATTCAGGCAAACGTCTCTTTAATCGACCCAGTTCCCTCCTGTTCCACCCCGAACACCTGATCCGCGCTCAGGAGTTTTACTTAAGACATGGAGGCAAGACCATCATCATCGCCCGCTTCATTCCGATTATGCGCACCTTCGCCCCGGTGGTGGCTGGGATGGGGTCGATGCCCTACACGCGATTCCTCGTCTACAACGTGGCGGGCGGCGTTTTCTGGGTCGCTAGTCTCACACTGGTCGGCTACTTCTTGGGTCTGCAATGGCCCTGGCTGGTCAAAAAACTCGAATACATCATTGTCTTCGTGGTCTTCTTGTCGATTTTGCCGATGCTGATCGCGGGGGTTAAAAATTGGTTGACCCAACGCGCCGCTAGCAATCGCCGGGCCGTCGCCGCCTCTGAGCCAAGTTCAAGCGAAACGGTTTCGGTTCCCCGCTCGGCCGAGGCGATCGAGTCCTGA
- a CDS encoding SDR family NAD(P)-dependent oxidoreductase has product MILTDAVVLITGGRRVGAAIAHALADRGANVALTYRRSRDQAEATAVEVQRRGGRGLALPADLAQPDQAERAVAVTLERFGRLDILLNLVSDYERVAFDDLTADHLTRMVATNLNAPFYVAVAAARAIRANSPGPHGLKGKILFYGDWMTDRPEPGLLPYLTAKGALTTLTLGLAVELAPEITVNLIQPGTVLPPPNLDEDEARRILQTTPLQRFGSPEDIVAATLFLLEGTDFATGAILRVDGGRFLGSPAR; this is encoded by the coding sequence ATGATCCTCACCGACGCTGTGGTTCTCATCACCGGGGGGCGACGTGTGGGGGCGGCCATCGCTCACGCCTTGGCCGATCGTGGGGCCAATGTCGCTCTCACCTATCGCCGCAGCCGTGACCAAGCTGAGGCAACCGCGGTGGAGGTCCAGCGGCGGGGTGGACGCGGCTTGGCCCTCCCGGCCGACCTAGCCCAACCGGATCAGGCCGAGCGAGCAGTCGCCGTGACATTGGAACGATTCGGACGCCTCGACATTCTGCTCAACCTGGTCAGCGACTACGAACGGGTCGCCTTCGACGATTTGACTGCCGATCACCTGACACGGATGGTCGCCACCAACCTGAACGCTCCGTTTTACGTGGCAGTCGCCGCGGCGCGGGCGATTCGGGCCAACTCGCCGGGCCCCCACGGACTCAAAGGCAAAATCCTGTTCTATGGCGACTGGATGACCGACCGACCCGAGCCGGGACTGCTTCCCTATCTGACCGCCAAGGGCGCTCTGACCACCTTGACCCTGGGCTTGGCCGTCGAACTCGCCCCCGAGATCACCGTCAATCTGATTCAGCCAGGAACCGTGCTGCCCCCGCCCAACCTCGACGAAGACGAAGCGCGACGGATTCTTCAAACTACTCCGCTCCAACGCTTCGGCTCTCCCGAAGACATCGTTGCGGCCACCCTCTTTCTGCTCGAAGGCACGGATTTCGCCACCGGCGCGATCCTACGCGTCGATGGCGGACGATTCCTCGGATCACCAGCGCGATGA
- a CDS encoding cob(I)yrinic acid a,c-diamide adenosyltransferase, producing the protein MSPKIYTKTGDDGLTGLLGPGRVSKNDPRIDAYGVVDELNAQLGLARLHLQTSGADLDALILSLQHDLFQLGAALADPNPDGPFHHRITMDHVVRLEREIDRLDGELTPLTQFILPGGSAGAAHLHVARTTCRRAERAVVGLLRQHGQAVAPASLIYLNRLSDLLFTLARAVNHRLGLPDVPWEG; encoded by the coding sequence ATGAGTCCGAAAATCTACACCAAGACCGGCGACGACGGCCTCACCGGTCTGCTCGGTCCCGGCCGCGTTTCCAAGAACGATCCTCGGATCGACGCCTATGGTGTCGTTGACGAACTCAACGCTCAACTCGGGCTGGCTCGGCTGCATCTGCAAACCTCCGGCGCAGATTTGGACGCGCTGATTCTGTCGCTTCAGCACGACCTGTTTCAACTGGGCGCGGCGTTGGCCGACCCCAACCCCGATGGCCCATTCCATCATCGGATCACAATGGATCACGTCGTCCGCCTGGAACGCGAGATCGATCGCCTGGATGGCGAACTTACGCCGTTGACCCAGTTCATCCTACCTGGAGGCTCGGCCGGGGCGGCCCATCTCCATGTTGCCCGCACCACCTGCCGACGGGCCGAGCGGGCGGTGGTCGGCTTGTTACGGCAGCATGGTCAGGCGGTCGCCCCGGCGAGTCTAATCTACCTCAACCGGCTCAGCGACCTGCTCTTCACCTTGGCCAGGGCCGTGAACCACCGCCTTGGCCTCCCGGACGTACCCTGGGAAGGGTGA
- a CDS encoding TolB family protein gives MRSRSLWFVVAWLGLGTWGGIPTAADEVILPSPKFNPAEARHLTNIRQVTYGFAKAGEGYFSPDGSRIIFQAAPQGKEDYQIYVAELKPDAQPKMVSTGRGKCTCAFFHPDGQSIIFASSHLDPKLDQPAEPRAKSPAYSRDARYRWDFDEWMEIFRADLEGGNLVRLTDAPGYDAEGSYSPDGKSIVFTSFRDGDAEIYIMDADGRNPRRITHAPGYDGGPFFSPDGKRIIYRSDRKGNDLLQIFDNSVEGDDERQLTSNDAVNWGPYYHPDGEFFVYSTSIHGHQNYEVYMQSLKTGAMTRLTYVEGFDGLPVFSPDGRKLMWTSKGRTADNTSQLFIADFSLEPLPLTEKAEADEANHSTRD, from the coding sequence ATGCGTTCGCGTTCGTTGTGGTTCGTCGTCGCGTGGTTGGGGTTGGGAACGTGGGGGGGGATTCCCACGGCTGCTGACGAGGTGATCCTGCCCTCGCCGAAATTCAACCCCGCGGAAGCCCGCCACCTGACCAACATTCGCCAAGTCACCTACGGTTTCGCCAAGGCCGGCGAAGGGTATTTCAGTCCCGACGGGTCGCGGATCATTTTCCAGGCTGCCCCCCAGGGCAAGGAGGATTATCAGATTTACGTCGCCGAACTGAAGCCGGACGCTCAACCCAAAATGGTCAGCACCGGACGCGGCAAATGCACCTGCGCGTTTTTCCACCCCGATGGTCAGTCGATCATCTTCGCCTCCTCCCATCTTGACCCCAAGCTTGACCAGCCGGCCGAACCCCGCGCCAAGTCTCCGGCCTACAGCCGCGACGCCCGTTATCGCTGGGATTTCGATGAGTGGATGGAAATTTTCCGGGCCGATCTGGAGGGAGGCAATCTCGTCCGACTCACTGACGCCCCCGGCTACGACGCGGAAGGCTCCTATTCACCCGACGGCAAGTCGATTGTTTTCACCTCGTTCCGCGACGGCGACGCCGAAATCTACATCATGGACGCCGACGGCCGAAACCCGCGCCGCATCACTCACGCCCCCGGCTATGACGGCGGCCCCTTCTTCTCCCCCGACGGCAAGCGGATCATTTACCGCTCCGACCGCAAAGGCAACGACTTGTTGCAAATCTTTGACAACTCAGTTGAAGGAGACGACGAACGGCAACTCACTTCCAACGACGCGGTCAACTGGGGTCCGTATTATCATCCTGACGGTGAGTTCTTCGTCTATTCGACAAGCATTCACGGCCATCAAAACTACGAAGTGTACATGCAAAGTCTCAAGACCGGCGCGATGACCCGCCTAACCTATGTGGAAGGATTCGACGGTTTGCCCGTCTTCAGCCCCGATGGTCGTAAGCTGATGTGGACCTCCAAGGGACGCACCGCCGACAACACCTCGCAACTCTTCATCGCCGATTTCAGTCTCGAACCATTGCCCCTCACCGAGAAAGCCGAGGCCGACGAGGCCAATCATTCGACCCGCGACTGA
- a CDS encoding DinB family protein translates to MTAMTAHDVLFHSMRMAERIVEAYLGDLGDEELRIPPAPGLNSIAHQLTHLILTESRIVNAIRPGTSPDLPEGFESLAPAEGETEATRARHLSKDRLLGLLETQRRATRGLLESLTAADLAAPMPEPFRALCPTVGGAFNLAFTHYLLHAGQWVAVRRQAGKPIVI, encoded by the coding sequence ATGACTGCCATGACGGCCCATGATGTGCTGTTCCACTCCATGAGGATGGCTGAGCGGATCGTCGAGGCCTACCTCGGCGATCTCGGCGACGAGGAGCTGCGGATACCGCCGGCCCCTGGTCTCAACTCGATCGCGCATCAACTCACCCACTTGATTTTGACCGAGTCTCGGATCGTCAACGCGATCCGACCCGGGACGAGCCCTGACCTGCCCGAAGGGTTCGAGAGCCTCGCGCCCGCCGAAGGAGAGACTGAAGCCACCCGCGCGCGCCATCTTTCTAAGGATCGCCTCTTGGGGCTGCTTGAGACGCAAAGGCGGGCCACCCGCGGCTTGCTGGAGTCGCTGACCGCCGCGGACCTGGCCGCGCCGATGCCCGAGCCGTTTCGAGCGTTGTGTCCCACGGTGGGGGGCGCGTTCAACCTGGCCTTCACCCATTACCTTCTGCACGCAGGCCAATGGGTGGCGGTTCGCCGTCAAGCTGGCAAGCCCATCGTGATTTGA